A part of Arachis hypogaea cultivar Tifrunner chromosome 12, arahy.Tifrunner.gnm2.J5K5, whole genome shotgun sequence genomic DNA contains:
- the LOC112727353 gene encoding protein phosphatase 2C 32-like isoform X1, whose protein sequence is MEGSVQESSATSLKISLLKPMLRGVSMHNINSRLNMMNKNREISLYRLKMRAVQLSTDHSTSIEEEVFRIRAEHPNDNQAILNDRVKGQLKVTRAFGAGFLKRVLFFCVVYWYHGREHDNHSDYGVFDENMEGSMITIATIFCNSDFH, encoded by the exons ATGGAAGGCTCAGTGCAAGAGTCAAGTGCGACGTCTCTGAAAATCTCACTCTTAAAGCCAATGCTCAG AGGAGTCTCAATGCACAACATAAACAGTCGTCTTAACATGATGAACAAAAACAGAGAGATATCCCTTTATAGACTGAAAATGAGGGCTGTTCAGCTTTCAACAGATCACAGCACAAGTATTGAAGAG GAAGTGTTTAGAATAAGAGCAGAACACCCAAATGATAATCAAGCCATATTGAATGATAGAGTGAAAGGACAATTAAAAGTCACCAGAGCATTTGGTGCCGGATTCCTGAAGAGG GTGCTTTTCTTTTGTGTGGTATATTGGTATCATGGAAGGGAGCATGATAACCATAGTGATTACGGCGTATTTGATGAGAACATGGAAGGGAGCATGATAACCATAGCAACTATTTTCTGCAATTCAGATTTTCACTAG
- the LOC112727353 gene encoding putative dynamin-related protein 4A isoform X2 has protein sequence MLLFSSILNSSISLGGNLTMVDLPGITRVPVHGQPENIYDQIKDIIMEYIRPEESIILNVLSATVDFTTCESIRMSQFVDKTGLRTLAVVTKADKSPEGLLEKRLVQVQGMIISKTLSEIVKEINEKLTYKLT, from the exons ATGCTCCTATTCTCAAGCATTCTAAATTCAAG TATTAGTTTGGGAGGGAACTTGACAATGGTGGATCTTCCTGGTATAACTAGGGTTCCTGTTCATGGCCAGCCTGAAAATATCTATGATCAGATCAAGGATATTATCATGGAGTATATTAGGCCTGAAGAGAGCATTATTCTGAATGTTCTTTCTGCTACCGTTGATTTTACTACTTGTGAATCCATAAGAATGTCTCAGTTTGTGGATAAAACTGGTTTGAGAACCTTGGCTGTTGTAACAAAGGCTGATAAGTCTCCTGAAGGCTTGTTGGAGAAG AGGCTAGTTCAAGTTCAAGGCATGATCATATCCAAAACTCTGTCCGAAATTGTGAAGGAAATCAATGAGAAGCTGACTTACAAGCTGACTTAA
- the LOC140176714 gene encoding uncharacterized protein — translation MKGMEADTKKLFQMFESISEETRAEHARSSEGMNLKIDALQQSITQLLHAQPHHRSELHELSHGSNSGSEFHQRPFMQPRRVGFDLPKFDGSDALGWIFSLDQYFDYFRVPEEEQINIAAIHLTDAAISWFQMSQRSARFRLWNQLKRAIELEFGPSLYESPRELLFKLKQLGTVSNYYSKFVALANRTQIDSPNALKDYFISGLKSDIRQEVKAQCPPSLMRPVTLARLYEDKFPSVSRSTYGPASPRPQPTPAAAISSNRPIQWNTLPPLLPNLPQCPALPPMKSSYMQLQLVLDDADGGDIRMQESLESEPGLEAFDSQVVEHHLSYNAMHGTRGPALIRVNAIINGLEVQALIDGGSSDSFIQSCIAKILNLPIKPASGFKVIVGNFKVLPVEGRIASLDVNLSGCLVSISEVYVLHVAGGELVISSTWSQTLKAHIVDYNSSFLRFCHKGEFVTVQGYKSPPSSQAQFHHIRRLQLDGIVKPPLQLPEALHPTLVSLMQQYVVVFEQPLVKDCFPIPTVDELLDELFGATIFLKLDLRSGYHQILVKPENRFKIAFHTHQGLYEWLVMPFGLTNAPATFQSLMNDIFKPYLCKFVLVFFDDILVYSSGFDLHLEHLELVLKLLQQESLFAKLSKCLFGSPKVDYLGHTIRGGGVHMETAKVQKQSAYIREFYAIAEALAKFRHYLLGKRFILHTDHQSLKALLEQDLHTPEQHKCLHKLLGFYFEIHYKAGTENITADALSRNFFGAWSAPRVEWLDQLRAELVADEDLRVLLAKCNSNSVEDLNYSHQNGLLLWKNRLVVPSKSTLIRQILHEYHDSVIGGLAGITKTVECICSIFYWPHMQKDIRQYVLTCCICQQAKIGIGYLSANFGSTFFASQEGNLVLVKLQPYRQHSVALRKHLKLGLRYFGPFSISKKLSDVAYRVELPPEARIHNFFHILALKRFRGECTFQYFPLPLTTTNVGPVLEPSRILSTCSIMRGDRLVPQCQVQWKQSNLTETTWEDVHHFHKLFPEFNLEDKVVPDGEGNDTNIANEEYISKSEEYINKSQAGLEGRIVTNHGQVAAGPPISDSRKSTREKTNSKWLEDYDH, via the exons ATGAAAGGCATGGAAGCTGACACCAAGAAACTCTTTCAGATGTTCGAATCTATTTCGGAGGAGACTCGCGCTGAGCACGCGCGATCGTCAGAAGGGATGAATCTGAAAATTGACGCGCTGCAACAATCTATTACTCAGCTTCTCCATGCCCAGCCTCATCACAGATCTGAGTTGCATGAGCTCTCCCATGGTTCGAACTCAGGGTCAGAATTCCACCAGCGTCCTTTTATGCAACCGCGTCGAGTGGGTTTCGATCTGCCTAAATTTGATGGTTCTGATGCGTTAGGTTGGATCTTTTCTCTGGATCAGTATTTTGACTACTTCCGTGTGCCTGAGGAAGAGCAAATCAACATCGCGGCTATTCACTTGACCGATGCCGCAATTTCTTGGTTCCAAATGTCACAACGCTCTGCTCGATTTCGTTTATGGAATCAGTTGAAGCGTGCCATTGAACTTGAATTCGGGCCTTCTCTGTATGAATCGCCACGGGAATTATTATTCAAATTGAAACAATTAGGTACGGTGAGCAACTATTACTCTAAATTTGTTGCTTTAGCTAATCGCACACAGATTGATTCACCTAATGCATTGAAGGATTATTTTATTAGTGGGTTAAAATCTGATATTAGACAAGAGGTGAAGGCACAATGCCCTCCCTCCCTGATGCGTCCGGTCACATTAGCTAGACTTTACGAGGACAAGTTTCCTTCAGTATCGAGAAGCACTTATGGTCCGGCCTCTCCCCGTCCTCAGCCGACTCCTGCAGCTGCAATTTCGAGTAATAGGCCCATTCAGTGGAATACTCTGCCGCCGTTGCTTCCGAATCTACCCCAGTGTCCTGCCTTACCGCCAATGAAAAGCTCG TATATGCAGCTGCAACTAGTGTTAGATGATGCAGATGGAGGGGACATAAGGATGCAAGAGTCATTAGAATCTGAGCCCGGTTTGGAGGCCTTTGATTCTCAGGTAGTTGAGCATCATTTATCTTACAATGCTATGCATGGTACAAGGGGTCCTGCTTTGATCCGTGTTAACGCTATCATCAATGGGCTAGAGGTCCAGGCCCTAATTGATGGTGGCAGTTCGGATAGTTTTATTCAATCTTGCATAGCCAAAATTTTGAATCTACCTATTAAACCTGCATCAGGATTTAAGGTGATAGTAGGCAATTTTAAAGTCTTGCCGGTAGAGGGTCGCATTGCTAGTTTGGATGTTAATCTATCAGGTTGCCTTGTTAGCATTTCAGAGGTTTATGTGCTCCATGTGGCTGGGGGAGAGTTGGTGATTAGTTCAACTTGGTCACAAACATTGAAGGCTCATATTGTAGACTATAATTCTTCATTTCTTCGCTTCTGTCATAAAGGGGAATTTGTCACTGTGCAGGGTTATAAGAGTCCACCTTCATCTCAAGCTCAATTTCATCATATACGAAGATTG CAATTGGATGGGATTGTCAAGCCACCCTTGCAGTTACCAGAAGCTCTTCACCCTACCTTGGTTAGTTTGATGCAGCAATATGTTGTTGTTTTTGAGCAACCTTTGG TCAAAGATTGCTTTCCCATTCCTACCGTTGATGAGTTGTTGGATGAACTCTTTGGGGCTACTATTTTTTTGAAACTGGATCTTCGCTCGGGTTACCACCAAATCTTAGTCAAACCTGAGAATCGCTTTAAGATAGCGTTTCACACGCATCAAGGGCTATATGAATGGTTAGTGATGCCCTTCGGCCTCACCAATGCCCCTGCTACTTTTCAGAGCCTTATGAATGATATATTCAAGCCTTACTTGTGCAAATTTGTGCTAGTTTTTTTTGATGATATACTAGTCTATAGTAGTGGTTTTGACTTACATTTAGAGCATTTGGAACTAGTCTTAAAACTACTACAGCAAGAGTCTCTATTTGCTAAACTTTCCAAATGCCTTTTTGGTTCCCCGAAAGTCGATTATTTGGGACATACAATCAGGGGCGGTGGTGTTCACATGGAAACGGCTAAGGTTCAG AAGCAATCCGCTTACATCAGAGAGTTCTACGCCATCGCTGAGGCCTTAGCTAAGTTTCGCCATTACTTGCTAGGCAAAAGATTTATTTTGCACACTGATCATCAAAGCTTGAAAGCGCTCTTAGAACAAGATCTTCATACACCAGAGCAACATAAATGCCTTCATAAATTGCTCGGTTTTTATTTTGAAATCCATTACAAGGCTGGGACTGAAAATATTACAGCGGATGCACTCTCTCGCAACTTTTTTGGGGCTTGGTCTGCGCCAAGAGTAGAGTGGCTAGACCAACTTCGTGCAGAATTGGTGGCGGATGAGGATCTCCGAGTATTATTGGCAAAGTGCAACTCCAATTCAGTTGAGGATTTGAATTATTCTCATCAAAATGGCCTCTTGTTGTGGAAGAACCGATTAGTGGTACCTTCCAAGAGTACTTTAATTAGGCAAATCCTCCATGAATACCACGATAGTGTGATTGGTGGTCTTGCGGGAATTACTAAGACTGTGGAATGCATTTGTTCCATTTTCTATTGGCCTCATATGCAAAAGGATATCAGGCAGTATGTCTTAACTTGCTGCATTTGTCAACAAGCAAAG ATAGGGATCGGGTATTTATCAgcaaattttggcagcacctttTTTGCATCGCAG GAGGGCAATTTGGTGCTTGTGAAGTTACAACCGTATCGCCAGCATTCCGTGGCATTGCGTAAACATCTGAAGCTGGGGTTGCGTTATTTTGGTCCTTTTTCGATCAGCAAAAAACTCAGTGACGTGGCCTATAGGGTGGAGTTACCTCCGGAAGCGCGTATCCATAATTTCTTCCATATTTTAGCTCTCAAACGATTTCGGGGAGAGTGTACTTTCCAGTACTTTCCTCTTCCATTGACCACTACTAATGTGGGGCCAGTGTTAGAGCCTTCTAGGATACTTTCTACATGTTCTATTATGAGGGGTGACAGACTAGTGCCACAATGTCAGGTGCAATGGAAACAGAGCAACTTGACAGAGACAACATGGGAAGATGTTCATCACTTTCACAAGTTGTTTCCGGAATTCAACCTTGAGGATAAGGTTGTTCCTGATGGGGAGGGTAATGATACGAATATAGCAAACGAGGAGTACATAAGTAAAAGCGAGGAGTACATAAACAAAAGTCAGGCAGGGTTGGAAGGAAGGATTGTAACAAACCATGGACAGGTGGCAGCTGGTCCACCTATTTCGGACAGCAGGAAGAGCACTAGGGAGAAAACAAATAGCAAGTGGTTGGAGGATTATGATCATTAG
- the LOC112727353 gene encoding protein phosphatase 2C 32-like isoform X3: protein MEGSVQESSATSLKISLLKPMLRGVSMHNINSRLNMMNKNREISLYRLKMRAVQLSTDHSTSIEEEVFRIRAEHPNDNQAILNDRVKGQLKVTRAFGAGFLKRGA, encoded by the exons ATGGAAGGCTCAGTGCAAGAGTCAAGTGCGACGTCTCTGAAAATCTCACTCTTAAAGCCAATGCTCAG AGGAGTCTCAATGCACAACATAAACAGTCGTCTTAACATGATGAACAAAAACAGAGAGATATCCCTTTATAGACTGAAAATGAGGGCTGTTCAGCTTTCAACAGATCACAGCACAAGTATTGAAGAG GAAGTGTTTAGAATAAGAGCAGAACACCCAAATGATAATCAAGCCATATTGAATGATAGAGTGAAAGGACAATTAAAAGTCACCAGAGCATTTGGTGCCGGATTCCTGAAGAGG GGAGCATGA